The Arachis ipaensis cultivar K30076 chromosome B07, Araip1.1, whole genome shotgun sequence genome includes a window with the following:
- the LOC107607179 gene encoding F-box/kelch-repeat protein At3g06240-like has translation MGLDSLYIVNAASGEEVHVQQPFGVGFHGWFHIVGVSNGNICFKFSRGQDDTSLLVWNPTTQCSREISDPYREHGRSYFPVYGFSHVPNTDAYTIIHMCKRDIADSYVFFSRYCSRRSTWFYCVDCLPGVEKIDPNSIFLNGHAYWITGTGDSYATPKSVLCYSVEDKSFSEVSIPVGAIYTVHN, from the coding sequence ATGGGTTTGGATTCACTATATATAGTGAATGCTGCTTCCGGAGAAGAAGTGCATGTTCAGCAACCTTTCGGAGTTGGATTTCATGGGTGGTTTCATATTGTGGGAGTGTCAAACGGGAACATATGTTTCAAGTTCTCCCGTGGACAAGACGACACAAGTCTTTTGGTATGGAATCCAACAACACAATGCTCTAGAGAAATTTCTGACCCCTACAGGGAGCACGGTAGATCATATTTCCCAGTATATGGTTTCAGTCATGTCCCAAACACAGATGCATACACCATCATACATATGTGCAAAAGGGACATAGCTGATTCCTACGTTTTTTTCTCTAGATATTGTTCAAGGCGTTCTACATGGTTTTACTGTGTTGATTGTCTCCCTGGTGTTGAAAAAATTGACcctaattctatttttcttaatgGTCATGCATATTGGATTACTGGTACAGGAGATAGTTATGCTACACCCAAGTCTGTTTTATGTTACAGTGTTGAAGATAAATCTTTTAGCGAGGTGTCTATTCCAGTAGGTGCAATATATACCGTTCACAATTGA
- the LOC110265046 gene encoding uncharacterized protein LOC110265046: protein MLLKHRRGRGKAGGEQELIAGYASSSSLQPGNVKDGVAPKCFCGKYAICYMLKTDNNPNRLFFGCPLLKVTEAHCKFFLWVDDHIVRVRAGEATSGSGDGKQNHVEEHLGMDNLIAHVEERIVNLEKLLNKKSIQVELRKKTREAAIREMEASSTKSND from the exons ATGCTCCTCAAACACAGACGAGGCAGAGGCAAAGCCGGCGGAGAACAGGAACTGATAGCTGGATATGCAAGTTCAAGTTCGCTGCAACCTGGGAATGTAAAAGATGGTGTGGCCCCAAAATGCTTCTGCGGTAAATATGCCATCTGTTACATGTTAAAGACAGACAACAACCCGAATAGGCTATTTTTTGGATGCCCATTGTTAAAG GTGACAGAAGCACACTGCAAATTCTTTCTCTGGGTTGATGACCACATTGTAAGGGTCAGAGCGGGGGAGGCTACAAGTGGATCGGGTGATGGGAAGCAGAATCATGTTGAAGAACATTTGGGAATGGATAACCTGATAGCACATGTAGAGGAAAGAATAGTAAACCTAGAGAAGCTGCTGAACAAGAAAAGTATACAAGTAGAGTTGAGGAAGAAGACTAGAGAAGCAGCTATAAGAGAGATGGAGGCTTCATCAACAAAGTCTAACGATTAG